The window CCAAATGACCAGTGCTAAACAACTGATAAACAATTTTTTAAGCATTGCCAAAGTGGCACTTACTTACTACACAGACTCTAAAGATGACTTAATCTTGCATTTAAGTGGTTTAAACTGTTAGTTTTCTACTTAACGTGTTTCTCCTTTAAAGTGTAAGAATTATTGATATGTTGATTTGCACTTAGGGACAACTTgagactgttcagactgtctGGCGAATTACCCATAACGTACAAACTCATCTACAAATCCCCATCACCAATTCAGCAATGTGTCATTATTCCTTCAGCCACATTGGGGACAAACATCGTTCAGAGAGGTGATGCCACATTGCTGAGTTTATCTGTTTAAGgttaaaagaaagacaaagacccCCCCCAATAACTTCCATCTAACCTTAAATGTATCTGTGAAAAATATAAAGGATAATTCACTCTGACAAGCCATTAAAAGCAGCAAAAAGACAGGTACTACCCCATGTCATGTCTGAGAAGGCCACACACTGAAAGTGTTGGAACTTCCGTCTTCATCCTTCAGAACAGACTTCAGTCAGGGTTCAAACGGAGACCTCGACCAGCAGAGCCCAAGGTCCCTAGATATGTGAATCgaattagatttgtttttttatttgacaaattgACTCAAGTAATATCAACTAAGCATCTATTCAAATGAACTTTATTAGAGAACTCCCttcatttgacatgtttttaaacacCCCACAAACAACAAGAGCTACTGGGAACCATTGGACACACCACTCCACGTTCTCACACTATCACTCGCGTCCCCCAGAGTCTTCAGCAGGTGTCATCCACATCAAGTACACACTTACAGATCAGTTCGGTAACATGAAAGCACACACCATACAGCATTCAAATCAGATAATATAAGCAATACAAATATTCATCACAACATTCCACTACATTTTGATATTTCTGCACTTGATCGACATACTTAAGAGTAAGGAAAAACTtgcaaagattaaaaaaaaaaatcttgaagtACTAATTAAAGAATGTCCATGTTAGGGGAGGCGCTCGTAGCATCTGCAGCTtccactcacacactcaaaaagCAGTCAAATTGGGCTCTTTCACCGCACAACCAGTCCGTTACACGCGTCTCTCCGTTCGCTCACTCATCGCTTCACTCTTCGCCACAAGCCATCCTCAATCGCACTCATCAGTTCTTAAAATGTCAGTTGCGCAGTTCTTTCCATTTAAAAGtggataaaagtgaaaacacccACCGTCTCTTAGAACATGCGGAGTGAAGCCGTTCTTTGATGGCATAGCATTTACAGGTGGGAAGAGGGAGAATGATACCGATATCACCCCAAGAATGCTGCCAAAGAGGAGCTTCCTCACAGGAAAATGGAAGAGAGGTGAACTGCAGAAGAGATTTCAATGAAGGCTTTTCCACAGAACTTGACTGCAAATAAAGTTGCACTTAAAACATTTAGGTTTCAACCAGATTCTTCCCAATGCAAGATTGCCTTTTAGGTTGATGACAAATCCAGATAATGGTGAATCACAAACATTCATGCATTTTCAAAATGGTTATAATCACATTTCACAATACATGCATTAGAGAATCCAGTTGAAATGGATACAAACAAATGAGACATCAAAAATAGCACTTTAGTCGGACATCCTGGTAAACAATTCACTTCAACACTTTCTAAATTAAATCTTTAGCATTTTTTCCAAATGTACAAAACATCTTCCACAAAAAGTGTTAAGTTTTCAGATACGCATTAACACCAGAAATAAATTTTGAAAAGACTCATCTTTCTCACAATACTTACCATACAAACACTTAACTTACATACCCCACCCAGATGACTTTGACTCCATACTGGACCCAAAACCTGAGCTAAACCCACTACCGCTGGTTGTAGAGTTTGACCCTGTTCCCCAGCCAAGACTGGCTGAGCTGGTGCCGTAGTTGCTGTTGCCTGTACTGAAAGACTGACTCTGGTCCCTACTAGAGCTTGTTCCACTGGAGGTGCTGCCTGAGGTGGATGTCTGCTGCTGGCTTGCCAGCATACCCATCATCCCCCAACTACTCTGCAGAGCAGCCTGAGCAGCAGCCATCATAGCAGGGTTCAGACTGAAGGAGCCAAAATTAGCCAGACTACTGTTAGTGCTGCTCCCTAACCCACTACGGCTGCTACCAAATGCTTGCGCTCCAAAACCATTCCCAAACCGTGCTGTACGGTCAAACTGCCTATTGCCGTGTTTGGGTTCAGCATTTGAGATATGAACGCTGACACCTTTGATAATTAAGTCCTCTCCACAGAGAGACTGGGCAacctgtgagaaaaaaaagacatgaatcAGATCATCTGGACATGGGTACCACTAAAACAAGGTCACTTTCTACACACTCAATACTATACCTGATCATCTGCAAATGTGACAAAGGCAAAAGCACGGAATGGCTTGGGAATGAAGACATCTGTGACTTCTCCGTACTGCATAAAGAACTGCCGTAGGTCGTCTGTGGTCATGTCTTCTGTGCAACGGCCTACAAAAACTTTGCGGCTCCTCAGTGGCTCATCTGGACCTTGCTGtaaacaaaaaagggaaaaaaatactATAGGTTATAGTGTGTTCATAACAACGTTAACACAGTGTACATTCCCATTATGTGTGGGTATATGCATGGACATTACCATATTCACCTTCGAGTTAGGGAGCTTGCAGTCACACCATCTCCCGTCAATCATATGGCGTTGGGAAATCACCTTTTCTTGAGCCTCATACTCAGTGAACCTCACAAAGCCAAATCCTTTAGAGTTGCCAGTCTTAGCGTCTCGTTTTACCTGGAGGATAAAATAACAATGAATATCAATTGTCACTGCACACAACCCAAAACATAAATGGGTTTTATATCAATACTAGTAATGTTATACCTGAACCATGATGACTTCTCCAAATGTACTGAAATAATCCTTCAAGTcttgctcagttgttttccaaGGTAGACCCAGTACAATTAGGTCAGATGTCTTCATATCCCCTCtcttcattttcacagcagaggaggcatctatttcatccattttccttttgttgtctACATGATCAACAGAGGggaattaattcaaattttagCCTGACAGACAGTGATAAGATATGACTTTCGGCTTCCCACTCATGTAATTTTAGAGGCTGTAGTTGGTGGTGCGAATTATTTGTCTGACAGTAAACTTATGGGTGTTTTCTAAAATTCTGACCAGTATAATTCAATGTTTCTTGTAATTCAAATCAAAACTTCTCTATAGTTATAGTTTAACAGTCAACAAAACATATAACCTCTACGAAGATAGTATTTACAGGTTGTCTGTAGGGGTCAGCAACTTTTGTGTAAGACCTTTAAAACCACATCAATTGCGTTTCCATACCCGTTTCACATTCAAACTGGGAAAAGTATGTAAGATTTCAATGAAAACAAGTAGGGATGATTAAGACCTAGATTTACTTAAATGCATGAATTTAAAGATGCTTATCACATTTGTGGCAGTACTTCCTGGCAGTATGCAACATTGATTcctaataataaattaattaatcatgacCTAGGTATGCACTAGAAATGGAGTTTAatagttaaatttttttttttttttaaactaattgAGATCCACATATGGATTTTATATATGATTAGGGATCTGGAGAATCAGTAATTTTGATTTTCCTGACAGTATTGCTAAACTCACGGAAAACAAACGCTAGTTGCAGCCCACGGTAGGCTTGAAAATTAGTCAAgacctttgtaaatgaaattaaaacaagacCTGCATATACACCGATTTATTGTTGGGCTGCTATATAAGCCTTGGCAAGGTGTGCATAATATGCATGTTGATCTTGTTATGCTTCTTTTGTGAATGGATTTACCGCCTCAGAGCGCACTTCTGTGGGCGTGGACAAACTTACTCGTCAAGTCATTCTCATCTATTTTCAGTGTGCTGAAGCTACatcataaattataaataacattACATTTGGCCACCTGTTCAGATAAAGTGTTTAGTCACAGATTAAGTGTGCACAAAGTATCCATACCTACCTTTTGGATAGTTCACAACATACACGATATTGCCCCATCCGTTTTCTGGTGCGTGCAGGACCCCTTCCACAAGACGTACTCCCCGCATGCACTGAGACACGGGGCTCCTGAACCGCAGGCCGCACGCTCCTGGAAACTGAGCTGCCACAGTTGAAAGCAGAACAGTACCGTCATCCTCGGACGGGATCTCCATGGGTtcttcattctcctcctctgctaCTCGAATATATACTTCGGCCATTTTCCCCAAAAAGAAAACTTGTTTGACTCAATACAATGCCGAAGTTAGCCGTTAGCTCGCTACTTGTCCACAATTGCGGCTAACCCTAGCCGATGCTGCTAATATGACTGAATGAGTCAGGCTaattggtttgttttatttgaaacaaagacgtctcaagtaaaagtactatGACAAAATTGCGTGGgtttaattttaaattatttcataaaTAATGTTTCCCCCGGGCAGGGCTAACAAGCGTGCATCGGCCTTACTGTTCCTTTGTTCGCTGGGACGGGGATCTGTGGCGTCAACACCGGACGACGACAGTTCAAACGTGATTCTTAACGAAAACTGCGCACGGTCCCCCGCTAACTGATCCACAAAACGATTTCTTCAAAATGGCTTGCGCAGGCCTAATAAGTTCTACAACTTCAACAAAGCACTAGTCTCGTCCTAAATGCAAAGTAAGAAATATAGcttagaaaaatatttttctacacGAGGTGAAAAATGAAAGCGCCTTGCCAGGCCTACAAAGATGGCATTATCTAAGCAAAGACGGAACTACGTCATTAGTTTGGACAGTTTCATTTCATGGCGGTTAATGTGTCTAAGGCACGTATTAAGTGTAGCCAGAAACCAAATCAGTATTCAGTATAAAGTagtaaaacaacactgaaattaCAATATGTGTTTGTTCGTATATGGAACGTCATCAACTCgtcttattttaatgttaataatacattttattttgtaacctCCCCTTGAGAGGGAGCACGTTTGGTACATCCACGACAGCAGCTTCCGGTAGTTGCAACGTTTGTTGGCAGAGATGGGAAGATGGCGGTTCGCAGAGAACAATCAAATACTGACGAATTCTAAAGCTGAGTCTTCAGTCCATGGCGTTAAATGTCACGAATACAAATTATGATTTAAGGCATATACCTGCAATTTAAAAcgtttttttgtgttgtatcAATCCAGAGGGGGGTGTCTTCACCGTTAACCGCTGCGTCAAAGCGGTATAACTGTCAGGTGCAtgtaaatgttgaattattGAATCAACTTTTCTTTGGTTAATTTTTAGTTGAAAGCAGACAACTTGATGTTCAACAGTAACTAACGTGAGTCGTTATCTCacatttccaaacatttttcatttcacaacatttcatTGTTGCCACAGGAGGACTGGTTTGCGCCAAGATTATAAAGTAAATTGCCATcaaatgctgttttaattttttttttaggctggagttattatattatatttttgctttctttATCATCATGAGatccaaaaaaacatcaaaataaaattcctCAAATTTATTTTATAGTATTTGCAGCAGGAGGTATGAGGCTGACCCAAAATTAACTTTAGTGCCCATGTTCATCATAATGTAGGAACACATCACCAAGTGTAACTGCTCTCACTGATATgtttactacatttttttcatggGATTAATAAGAAAATTATTTACCAAACAAATCTTCAAATTACTCAAGCATTATGGAAATatacaattaaaagaaaaagtcaaaggCAAGTATAAGTTAAGTCCTAGAAGTTATCTTGCTCAAGTGCTATCCAACAAGATTAATTGGTCATCTGAAAACAACTTATGTgccattttcacattaaagaggAGAATTGCTGCAAATATATCAAAACCACACCTTGTAAAAGTATGTTTGTAAAAATATTACAGCTGCTGCAAGGGAAAGGTATAAAGAAACAGTAAACTATAATCCATGAACCCTCGATTACAACAATACTTTTGTCCTGtcataaaggttttttttccgTCTCAACAGATGAGAGCTAAATGACTGAAGTGGACAATGAGTATTTGATGGTTTTAAATAATGGGAAAGCTCCCCCACAATCATCAAACCATTTTGTTCTAAAACAAGTAAACCTAAATTGTATACTTGCATGCAACTGGttggtttttacttttaaattttgTTACTTGCCCCATCTTAATCCTTGTCCTCTTTAAACAGTAGTGAAGCTATTTCTGCACAACTACTATTAGTCACAAAGCTGAGAAATGTTAAATCTGAACTATGCATCAATATGGTGAAGGGTGTGTAACAGGCTCcattacattacaaaacaatCATTCAGTGCTGCTTTTGGATtcaactcaacaacaaaaagagatctcaaacagctttttattacatttttcaatcaATAACAGTACAATTTAGTACAGTATCTATCTTGCATCCAGCTCACCGTGGAACACCAacagactgaaatgaaatacaaaaagtgAAAAGGTACATAAGGGTGCAGAGCTCTATAATATtaatggaaagagaaaagggaatCCATCTCAGTTGAATTGCATTTTCACTTGTGGCCACACACGAATACATCACATTTATTGTACATCatcgcagaaaaaaaaagaaaagtgaaaatatgtcacaacTTTAACAAAAGTGCTTCTGTATACAGTGAAATGTTGTCATTCAGATGCTCTGATTTTCAATTTAAGaccaagaaaaaaatgtacaaaagttTTAGTATGGACAGTATGTGAGGACATTATTGTTCCATTGAGTGTGAAGAtttgaaggagagaaaaggactTCTCAAGGATAGAATTCTCACAATGattgttataattattacaAAAATTGGCATCAATAGAACTGGTAAGCATAATTTACACTAAGTACGCAGTCAATATTAAGTCTTTCTCCATTCTTGCTCACTCTGGTGCATAGCGTTACCAGTATTAGTACATGATGTATGCAGAGTTTGAGCCAAAAAAAATTGGCTTCTATTAAGTTCAATCAATAGGTTACTCTCCTTttcagaaacaaaagaaaatctagGATTTTTGCACCATTGAAAGCAAGTCTACAGCATGCACATCTAAATTAACTCATGGCAGACAAAATTAAATGTCTTAACTTAAAACATCAGACCATTATTTTCAGACATTGATTTGTACATTTCATTCACAGAGTTGCAACTGCAGTCCCAAGCAAAGGAAGTGTCTATTTAGTCAGGTGAGGTGTTTCACTCAAAGTGGATACTAAACACAATCCCCCATCCATATAATAAAATCCAGCCATGCCCCAATTATCTCAGCACCTACCTTGCTACCCCACCCCTTCCCACCCAAAGTCAAAGGCATGTACAAGAATTAAGGGGGTTAACTGGATAAGTTACTCGTAATAACTCCTTTTGTACTGGAATGAGCATTCATAACTTATAGCATGTGCTTGGTTAGTTAACATAGTATTAGTTGAGAGGCAAAGCTTCTTCATGTGCAAAAGGCtgtgatgaaacaaaaacagctaGTATATAAATACATCATGGACAATTTGAAAGCTGCTCGTGTAATATGATCCAAGCTTTTACTTCTGCATGTTTTCTCTCATCTGTCTTATATGATTTAACTGGATTAGAAAGACAAGCTGTAATTCAAACATATCTAAAACCACTaaagaaatatgacaaaaaagaaagcCATCAAGAATAACAAACCATCAGAATagaattcttaaaaaaaaaaaaaaaaaaaaagttaaataatttGTACAATTACACTCCAACATTTGCTTTCAAGACGCACACATTTGCATGGGATGAtagtgttgttttctctttcaagGTAACATAAAATGGTCCAAGAAGGAATGCGCAAGTTTCTGATTTGATACCACAGGAGATCCTTTCTTAACTAGGTGATAAACAATTGTGCTCTTCTTTGTGTAGGAAAGGCATTGGTTTCCCTTCGTTTTTGTGGTGTCCAAGTCAGTTTAAACAGTGTTGAAGAAGATGCTGTGAACATTCTGAAGTTGTAATGGTCTTCCAGTCAACTTTGGAGTTAAAAGAACATCtgggaaacaaagacaaatgaaattTAGAATTTAACTAATCTAACCTGATCTACAATTTAGCTAATTTAACCTTATGTCAAGTGAATATGTAAGACCTAATGGGCAAAGATCTAACAAAAAGCTTTCTAGTCACACAGATTGACATAAGAATGCAAAAGGCTGCTTGTGTTCATTATACGTACATCTTCAACAAGCTGCAGTTTTTGGCCTTTTGTCAAGCCtgcaaaatgtaatatttacatttaaccctCACCCTAAGAATTcagtgtaagaaaaaaaaaatatgttaaaaccTTACGTcagttgattgtttttttctataGTTCTTAGGGCAGCAACGTCATTACAGCAACAAACTTCAACTTATTAAAAACTACTATTATCCGAGTTAAGTTTGATATGGCTAAATGGCTGACAATGTCTATCTGAGGTGCGCTAATTGACCACTGTAATACAATATGTGTATATCCACCAGATGggtttgttttctgtacagCCCGTATGTCCTGTATGAAAAAACATTAAGTTTAAACTAATGCTAAAAGCAGTTGAAGTTGCCCTGACATTTATCTCAAGCTTACTGTAAATGTAGGGGCAAGAATGTTGTGTTGATCACGAGAGTCAAAAGAAAATGCCAAGATCCATTCAAGCTAACAGTGTCTCAAATATGCAGACCagcaaaagaaacagaaagacatttCACTGAACCCACAACTCTTTTATACCTGTAAGGCAACAAAAGTAGCACAATCAGCACATCACCTTCTACTCCAGCCAGGCAAAAAAATGAGGCTATGGCAGACGTGCAACTACAGGTTTTTACGAGGAATAGCTTTAAGTACAAATGTaggaaaatgtgaaacaataaaaaaaaaaaaaagaaaaaaaagaaaaaaaaaaaaaaggaaaaaaaagaagaacctTCAGACTTCAATTCCAGATCTTCAGAAAACTGTCCCAGGATCCCGTTGCAACTGCCATGCCATCATCAGTAACTCCCAGGCAGCTAACACGGTTGTCATGTCCAGCCAACACACCTAGAAAAAGTACAACATTTATAACTTAGTCTTCATGACTAAAAATGAGCAAACAAGTAAATAATCTTTGTTGCTTTGTATGTTAAGTATTTTTGTAACATGAAGAAAATAGGGCTGCTATTTGAGATCATGCTTCAATAACTAACCAGCACGGTCAGCTTTTAGTGTGTCCCACACGTTGCAGTTGAAGTCATCATATCCCGCCAGGAGAAGACGGCCACTCTTTGAGAATGCAACAGAGGTGATTCCACATATGATATTGTCATGAGAGTAGATCATTAATTCCTGATCAGCACGCAGATCGAACAGCCTGCAGGTGGCATCATCGGAGCCCGTGGCAAAGGCGTTGCCATTAGGGAAGAactaaaaagtacaaaagagaGATCATTAATGCACAACAGAAGAATACACTAACAAAAAGGTACGTCTGTAtagtactttttaaaaaagaataacatTCCAATTTGCAATTCCaaagaaaaatttgaaaaaaagtacatttctgAATTTTGTCAATAACTTACACAGATGGCATTGATGTCAGACTCATGGCCGGTAAATGTCTGTCTGCACATGCCCTCTCGAACATCCCAGAGTTTAGCAGAGGCATCACAAGCACCAGAGACGAATAACCGTGAGTCAGGGGCCAATGACAGGCTCATGACATCACCTGTGTGTCCAGCAAATGTGGTTGTCTGCTGGCCAGTCTCAATGTCCCAAAgtgcactgtaaaataaaatatctgtttaGCATTTCTCCAACTTCCTAGCTCTTAcacaaaaaatattgatttaataatCAACCCAGTAATGCAACTAAATGTAGGGAATCCTTTTACTTACCAAGTGGTATCTCCAGAGCTTGTAACAATCTGGTTGTCATCAAGAAAGCGACAACAGGACAGGTATCCTAATATTCGAAGAAGCAATAGAACATACATGAATATGGAACTGCATGTCAGATATTTAACTAGCAGTTTGTTAATAACTAGCGTATGTTTAACTCTCATATTTGCGCAATTACGCATCAtcagtatttacagtaaatagGTCAGCTGTAAGATCTTAGAACATcttaaattttgtatttttctccgTGTCTTACTCTATTTACTTTCCATCTTTTGGCACCAAATCTCTTCGTTTATCACAAAGGATAGATTAgattaaaaaggtaaaaagtcTTTATTTCCCACAAATTTTGAGGGTGCttgtgaatacattttaaaattaggTTTAACCAATGATCCACTAATTCAATTTATAAATATCGATGTTTTTACATGCAACATACGGGCCTCAGCATGTTGAGTAGAGTTAAGCTGAAACTCTACTTTTGCAATCCATTTTCTCCAACCCACTCTTTGTAATTTGCTTTAATCAATCATGTGTGTACATCATATACCATATACCATCATATACATTATCATGTACCTGTATGTCCAGCAAGCTCACGGCTCACACGTACATTCCCCTCACGTGTTTTCAGGTTGTAAATGGAGCAGATGTTGTCTAAGCCACCACAGGCCACATAATTTCCTGAAGGTGCATATGCGCAAGTCATGACCCAGGAAGATCGAAGAGGAATGGCGTGAACCTATATAATCAaggtgacaacacacacacaaatacatttgttaTCTATCCAACTTATAAATTTCAAGGTTTAACTAATTCTACTGCTAGACCTGTTATTTTGACACCCACTGCTCCTGTGCACCAAGCCCAAAATCAGAGTGACATCCAGTGAAGTGAAGCACTCATGACCAAAGTAACAAGAACAAGTGAACTGAGAACAGAGTCCAGAATGTGCCCCTTAGGCATTAAACAACATCCTGTATAATCACACCCATATCACTTCCATTTTGATTGAAACATGATAGCATATATCAGTCAATAAGCTTCTACTTACTGGCTCTCATAGACAGCATAATGTGGCAGCTTAATTAAACAAAGACTGTGACTAGCAGTGTTTCTATTTGTGAGCCCCTATACGCATTAAGATATCCCATATACAATTGTGACCTCAATCTGGCCTGCAATCTTCTCAGTAGGTCTAGAGATACATTGGAAAACGACCCTTTAATCTTTTAATTCCCAGCTGGACTTATTGCCTGCTGTATCAAAttcaatgtaaatgttttttttccatgtcaCCACAAAATCTTCAATATTCTAAAATTTGACAGAGCATCATTTTCTattgttaattttctttttgtggtgtAAAAGTCCAAATTACCTATTAGGCACACAAACTGTGATCCACTTCCCACCCCACTAACTGCACACCAAACACATCAGCCCCAAGGCCACAAATGCCTCTCTCTCAGCTGATATGTAACCCTTTTGAATATATTCCAAATGAATGCAGCATGGGCAGAGTTAGTTAGTTTCTCCTTCTGATTCAAATATAACCTTATGAGTTCCACAAAAATAGGTGCAGGtctcaaaatataaaacagtcaAGTGAGAGAAACAATGCCCGCCTCATTCATTTGTATTCACTTTGCCTGCAATAGCCCAAAGTTTCAAAAAAGCAGCAACTATTACTTTATTTGCATGTAGATGGTGACACTGACATTAGCTTTATGTGAAAGTCCAAGCTGATGCTGTTATTACTTTACTTTCCAATTACAGATTGACATGTTCAGATTCAACCATTAGTACATTAAACCccttttaaaatcacacaacTTACCTTATTTGTGGTATAGCTGTCCCAAATAATGAGTTTGCCATCTTGAGAGGCACTGACCAAGAGCCTACAAAAA is drawn from Seriola aureovittata isolate HTS-2021-v1 ecotype China chromosome 2, ASM2101889v1, whole genome shotgun sequence and contains these coding sequences:
- the gnb1b gene encoding guanine nucleotide binding protein (G protein), beta polypeptide 1b encodes the protein MSELDQLRQEAEQLKNQIRDARKACADATLSQITANIDPVGRIQMRTRRTLRGHLAKIYAMHWGTDSRLLVSASQDGKLIIWDSYTTNKVHAIPLRSSWVMTCAYAPSGNYVACGGLDNICSIYNLKTREGNVRVSRELAGHTGYLSCCRFLDDNQIVTSSGDTTCALWDIETGQQTTTFAGHTGDVMSLSLAPDSRLFVSGACDASAKLWDVREGMCRQTFTGHESDINAICFFPNGNAFATGSDDATCRLFDLRADQELMIYSHDNIICGITSVAFSKSGRLLLAGYDDFNCNVWDTLKADRAGVLAGHDNRVSCLGVTDDGMAVATGSWDSFLKIWN
- the tardbpb gene encoding TAR DNA-binding protein 43 isoform X2 yields the protein MAEVYIRVAEEENEEPMEIPSEDDGTVLLSTVAAQFPGACGLRFRSPVSQCMRGVRLVEGVLHAPENGWGNIVYVVNYPKDNKRKMDEIDASSAVKMKRGDMKTSDLIVLGLPWKTTEQDLKDYFSTFGEVIMVQVKRDAKTGNSKGFGFVRFTEYEAQEKVISQRHMIDGRWCDCKLPNSKQGPDEPLRSRKVFVGRCTEDMTTDDLRQFFMQYGEVTDVFIPKPFRAFAFVTFADDQVAQSLCGEDLIIKGVSVHISNAEPKHGNRQFDRTARFGNGFGAQAFGSSRSGLGSSTNSSLANFGSFSLNPAMMAAAQAALQSSWGMMGMLASQQQTSTSGSTSSGTSSSRDQSQSFSTGNSNYGTSSASLGWGTGSNSTTSGSGFSSGFGSSMESKSSGWGM
- the tardbpb gene encoding TAR DNA-binding protein 43 isoform X1 produces the protein MAEVYIRVAEEENEEPMEIPSEDDGTVLLSTVAAQFPGACGLRFRSPVSQCMRGVRLVEGVLHAPENGWGNIVYVVNYPKDNKRKMDEIDASSAVKMKRGDMKTSDLIVLGLPWKTTEQDLKDYFSTFGEVIMVQVKRDAKTGNSKGFGFVRFTEYEAQEKVISQRHMIDGRWCDCKLPNSKVNMQGPDEPLRSRKVFVGRCTEDMTTDDLRQFFMQYGEVTDVFIPKPFRAFAFVTFADDQVAQSLCGEDLIIKGVSVHISNAEPKHGNRQFDRTARFGNGFGAQAFGSSRSGLGSSTNSSLANFGSFSLNPAMMAAAQAALQSSWGMMGMLASQQQTSTSGSTSSGTSSSRDQSQSFSTGNSNYGTSSASLGWGTGSNSTTSGSGFSSGFGSSMESKSSGWGM